One Eurosta solidaginis isolate ZX-2024a chromosome 5, ASM4086904v1, whole genome shotgun sequence DNA segment encodes these proteins:
- the LOC137252869 gene encoding putative nuclease HARBI1: protein MDRFDYQELQDMNDAEDHSLARRIIVRRSKTIRERTVFSNYDEKDFRDRFRLTKEVAWAVLAKIKDKLEHKTKWNSALTAETMLLVTLRFYATGSFLQTVGDLCGVSTTTTSRVVIVVSHNLALLAKEIICFPSDEELRSIQKQFYMIAKFPRVIAAMDCTHIKISSPGGDEAELYRNRKGWFSFNVQTLCDSTLKILDIVARWPGSAHDATIFRNSRICARLENGEFQNGIVVADSGYQNTNWVLTPLSQCNSPEENLYNESLVRTRNCVQRSYGVWKRRFPVLSLGLRINIAKVESIVVATAVLHNIFCLNRDWEPPPLSPGVEDIIRSTSLQSFTKH, encoded by the exons ATGGACCGTTTTGACTATCAGGAATTGCAGGATATGAACGATGCAGAAGATCATAGTCTTGCTAGAAGAATAATTGTCCGTAGAAGCAAAACTATTCGCGAAAGAACTGTGTTCTCAAACTATGATGAGAAGGATTTTCGTGATCGGTTTAGATTGACTAAAGAAGTAGCTTGGGCTGTATTAGCTAAAATTAAGGATAAACTGGAACACAAAACGAAATG GAATAGTGCCTTAACCGCTGAAACAATGCTGCTAGTTACTCTTCGCTTTTATGCAACTGGAAGTTTTCTGCAAACAGTAGGCGATCTATGTGGAGTATCTACAACAACAACTTCGCGCGTAGTTATAGTTGTCTCCCACAACTTAGCGCTACTTGCCAAAGAAATCATCTGTTTTCCCTCTGATGAAGAACTTCGAAGTATTCAAAAGCAGTTTTATATGATAGCTAAATTCCCCCGGGTTATAGCTGCTATGGACTGTACGCATATAAAAATTAGTTCACCTG GAGGAGATGAGGCTGAACTTTATCGGAATCGAAAAGGGTGGTTTTCGTTCAATGTTCAAACCCTTTGTGATAGCACTCTCAAGATATTGGATATTGTAGCGCGGTGGCCAGGATCCGCACATGATGCaaccatttttcgaaattctcgtaTATGCGCACGTCTTGAAAATGGGGAGTTCCAAAATGGAATCGTTGTAGCTGATAGTGGTTATCAAAATACAAATTGGGTATTAACACCTTTGTCACAATGCAATAGTCCAGAAGAAAATCTTTATAACGAGTCCTTAGTTAGAACAAGAAACTGCGTTCAGCGTTCGTATGGCGTATGGAAACGTAGATTTCCAGTACTATCACTAGGGTTGCGAATAAATATAGCAAAAGTTGAGAGTATTGTTGTCGCCACTGCAGTTTTGCACAATATTTTCTGTTTGAATAGAGATTGGGAGCCTCCACCTTTATCGCCAGGCGTTGAAGACATTATAAGAAGCACCAGCTTACAATCATTTACCAAGCATTAG